The following are encoded together in the Perca fluviatilis chromosome 23, GENO_Pfluv_1.0, whole genome shotgun sequence genome:
- the cradd gene encoding death domain-containing protein CRADD → MDPVHKALLRTHRLELSGQLLVSDAIVPFLYQENVLTDAHVEAIESQPTNRQKALKLLELLPSRGPRAFPAFLRSLDDFSWVRDQLLLELKTGPGPGPGPGPGPRPTDARRPPDSVLQKVPSDRDLSRLAARLGPAWDLVLMDLGLSAEDLFRCRSDNPLSTHAAVLAGLVHWRRCHGRGATVQRLMQSLEAADLHPSVLEEVLMS, encoded by the exons ATGGACCCGGTTCACAAGGCTCTACTGCGGACACACCGGCTAGAGTTGTCCGGGCAGCTGCTGGTCAGTGACGCCATCGTTCCGTTTCTGTACCAGGAGAACGTTCTAACGGACGCGCACGTGGAGGCCATCGAGTCTCAGCCGACCAACCGGCAGAAGGCTCTGAAGCTGCTCGAGCTGCTGCCGAGCCGCGGGCCGCGCGCCTTCCCCGCCTTCCTGCGGTCTCTGGACGACTTCAGCTGGGTCCGAGACCAGCTGCTGCTCGAGCTCAAGACCGGACCCGGACCcggacctggacctggacctggacccagaccgacag ACGCGCGGCGGCCTCCCGACTCGGTTCTCCAGAAGGTTCCATCGGACCGGGACCTGTCCCGGCTGGCGGCGCGGCTGGGCCCTGCGTGGGACTTGGTCCTGATGGATCTGGGTCTGTCTGCGGAGGACTTGTTCCGGTGCCGGTCCGATAACCCGCTGAGCACCCACGCTGCGGTTCTGGCCGGTCTGGTCCACTGGAGACGCTGCCACGGCCGCGGAGCCACGGTCCAGAGACTGATGCAGAGTCTGGAGGCAGCAGACCTCCATCCCTCTGTTCTAGAGGAAGTCCTCATGTCCTGA
- the socs2 gene encoding suppressor of cytokine signaling 2 → MTCQSSESTETLESDRRADANATAVESDESTIAVAMKDLKNTGWYWGSLTANEAKEILQDASEGTFLVRDSSQRDYLFTISAMTSAGPTNLRIEYKHGKFKLDSVVLVKPKLKQFSSVVHLVEHYVQLSRASDKAAAVAASAAAVASNSQPNGTVQLLLTKPVYTATPALQHLCRIAINRRTRRVQELPLPNRLKDYLTDYTYNV, encoded by the exons ATGACCTGCCAGTCCTCCGAGTCCACAGAAACCCTCGAGAGCGACCGCCGAGCCGACGCCAACGCCACCGCTGTGGAATCAGACGAGAGCACCATCGCCGTAGCCATGAAGGACCTGAAGAACACAG GCTGGTACTGGGGCAGCCTGACCGCCAACGAAGCCAAAGAGATCCTGCAGGACGCCTCGGAGGGGACCTTCCTGGTGCGGGACAGCTCCCAGCGGGACTACCTGTTCACCATCTCGGCCATGACGTCGGCCGGCCCCACCAACCTGCGCATCGAGTACAAACACGGCAAGTTCAAGCTGGACTCGGTGGTCCTGGTGAAGCCCAAGCTGAAGCAGTTCAGCAGCGTGGTGCACCTGGTGGAGCACTACGTGCAGCTGTCCCGCGCCAGCGacaaagcagcagcagtggcgGCATCAGCGGCGGCTGTGGCATCGAACTCTCAGCCCAACGGCACGGTGCAGCTGCTGCTCACCAAGCCGGTGTACACGGCCACGCCGGCGCTGCAGCACCTCTGCCGCATCGCCATCAACCGGAGGACGCGGCGCGTGCAGGAGCTGCCGCTGCCCAACAGGCTGAAGGACTACCTGACAGACTACACCTACAACGTGTAG